CCAAAGTGACAGAAATCTACGCTACCGACTCCTCGACTCCGTCCCGGAGGACCTTGTTGAGATGATAGAGCCCCGCTAGATCTAATAATCAGTAAAAACCCACCACCATTGTCATCCGAGTGCAGCCCCATGAATCCCTACCTCAATCTATCTACAAGCCGGAATGAAGCGCACACCTCCGGATGAGGGCATGACGTCGGACGTGCCGCTGGTTTGTCCCGATATTTTACGATGCAATGAAATCTTCCAAGATCCACGATAAAATCTCCCGATTATGTGAACCAGTACATGTAACCTGAAGATGGGGTGACGACGACCAACGGACAATCCCTTGACACACGAGGAACCTCCCGTCGTAGTAGACGTAACCAGCGCGCAACCCGTCGGTGATGACGGACCTCAAGCCAAATGCAACTTTCACGCAGAAAATTCACACAAAATAAATAACGACGACACTTAAAGCAACTCCAACGGGGCGACCCAAACGGACATCGATTTTGTCCGCATTTTGTCCATTTGGGTCGCCCGTCCGCGCGTTCGTGTCCGCTTTTTCATTTGGGTCTGCGAGTGCGCCCAACGATGGCCAGACCCATTTTCGACATGTCCGCCCTGACATTTCCTCGAACACGTAGCAGGCAGGGCAGGGGAGCTCACAGCGCGCAAAGAGGCCGACGGGCGAGGTTGAACCCCACGGCGAGGGCGGCACGGCGAGCGCCAGGAGCATGGCGCGGCAAGCGCGAGGGCGCGGCGGGGCGAGGCGAGGCCGGGCGCGGTCGGGGTCGGGCGCGGCGAGGCCGGGCGTGGCGGGGCCGGCCTGGCGCAGGCGCGGCCGGGCGCGCGACCAggagcggcggggcggcgcgagGACGGTGGGGGTAGCAACCAACAGCGGTGCAGGGGACGAGGTTGGGCCGGGCACGCGAGCACCGCGAGGCCGTGGTAGCTCGCGCGGTGGAGCAGCCACAACTAGCTAGCTAGCAAGCGGAACATGCAGCAGCCACAACTAGCTAACTAGCATGCGCGACGCGGCCGCCGTCCAGTACGTGTGGGCGTGGCCGTTGGAGACGAGGAAGCCCCTGTCGGCGACGACCATGGAGGGCGCCTTGCCGTTGAGGGCAAACTGCTTGACGTGAGCTTGCCCCTTCTTGCCGAGTGCCGACTCACCCGACCATGGCGCTCGAGCCCACCATCAGGCCGTCCTTGGAGAACGCCATCCCCACCCACCCGGAGTTGTACATCGCCGAGAGCATCACCCGCAGCACGTTGTCCCCGTCCTGCGCGTACTGCACCATCGCGCTcctcctctgccgccgccgcggcctctgcCCGCCTCCGCTCCTCCTCCCGCGGCGCTCCTCCGCCCGCCGCAAAACGCCACCGCGGCCTCCGACCGCCTCCGCTCCTCCTCCCGCCGCAACCGCAGCCACCATCACGGCCTCCGCCACCGGCCCACCggctcgccgcgccgccgcgttccTCCGCCACCGGCCGGCGGCCCGCTGCGCTCCTCCGCCGCCACGGCCTGCACCACCGGCCGCCCGCCCGCCGCAGCCACCGCGTCCCTCTCGCGCCGCCTGCCGCGATCCTCTGCCGCCGTGGCATGCACCTCGAGTCCTCGTATGGCAGGAAGTGCGGGTCGCTGCCCGGTGGGTCCAGGCCGGACACGAGGGGGGAGGAGCGGACGAGAGGAGCGCCCAGTTTTGTCAGCCGCGGACCCATTTGTGGTCCATTTTTGCGCCCAGTTTGGATCGGGACGGACACAAAACAGACAGCGGACGGACGCTGTGTCCGTTTGGGTCGCCCCGTTGAGTCAACTTTTGTGTCCGGatgacccaaacggacaaaatgggtcgccccattggagttgctcttaaagAAGGCCGCTTAGTAATCAATACACATGTTGTCTAAACTTAGAAAATAACCTGCGTATAACGGCCGTAGCCAGCCCATTTTATAGGCGCACACCCGATCGTTCCTAACCGCAAGAAAATCTGATACGGACTCTCCTATTCAAATTAACAACATATTTTACTAACTAATTATCCGGCCACTTTAATCACATAGCAACTGAATTAGACTTAGAACATGACACGTAACTATACTAGCAGTAGTAGTACCTGGCTAAGAAAGATGGTCGATGCTAGGCGTAAGCCGGCTGATAGCTCATGGTTATCAGCCACCTTGATAACTGTCCGATCGAGCACATCGTAGCGATTCCTTTGGTGTCCTACGGGTCGCACTTCCCCCAATGCACATCTTCCCCTCGCGCAGCCTAGGAACCACCCACAGCACCCACTATCCCGCTCCAAGCATGGCAGCAGCGGCCTCGACGCCGTCTGAGCTGTGATGCAACGGCCGCAGGAGCTACGATGCAGCGGTTATCGATGCCGCCGGAGCTGTGATGCAGCAGTCGTCAACGCCACCGGAGTTGCACTGGAGTGGCCGCGACATTGCCGGAGCTGCTATGCAGCGATGCCGCTGGAGCTGCTATGCAGCAGGCGTCGATGCCGCGGGAGCGGCTATGCAGCAGGCGTCGATGCCGCCGGAGGTGCGATGCAGCGGCGCGACACCGTCGGAGCTGCTATGCAGCGGTCGTCGATACCGCCCGAGCGGCTATGCATCAGGCGTCGATGCCACCGGAGCGGCTATGCAGCAGGCGTCGATGCTGCCGGAGGTACGATGCAGCGGCCGCCGGCATTGTTGGAGCTGCTATGTAGCGGTCGTCGATGCCTCCGGAGCGACTATGCAGCAGGCGTCGATGCCGCCGGAGCGGCTACGCAGCGGCCGTCGACGTCGTTGGAGCAGCGGCTGTCGGAGCTGCGATGCAGTGGTCATCGGTGTCGCCGGAGGTGCGATGCAGCGGCCGCGACGTCGCCAGAACTGCGATGCAGCGGGCGTCAATGCCGGTTGTCGTGGACGAGTTGCATCACAGCAAGAGCAGCCATGACGAGGTTGCATGGCAACAAGAGCAGCGTCGACGAGGTGCATCGCAGCACGGCAGCCGTCGACAAGTTGCTGCATCATAGCATGGCGGCTGTGGGCGAGCGCCACATCCCCTCGCCGGCAGAAACGACGAGCGGCCGCCTCGGCGGCTCCTCCCGCATGTTGTGTGGCCCCCGTTGGGTTGCAGCGGCGGTGGCTCTCGAGGCTTCAGAACCCACTGTTTGCGGCGGGGAtgttgaaaggatcgagaagaggtgtctagagggggggtgattagaccctcaacaaagaaaagtagcagtttttaagttcttcaagttaagctggagttttagcacaagtttaaacattcacaatacatttcaagcaagcatggcaagagtatatgagcagcggaaagtaaaacatgcaagttgcaagaaagtaaagggatgggattggagtgtgcaaacgcaatggagacacggagatttttggcgtggttccgataggtggtgctatcgtacatccacgttggtggagacttcaacccacgaagggtaatgattgcgtgagtccacggagggctccacccacgaagggtccatgaagaagcaaccttgtctatcccaccatggtcatcgtccacaaaggacttgcctcactagggtagatcttcacgaagtaggcaatctccttgcccatacaaactccttggttcaactccacaatcttgacggaggctcccaagtaacacctaaccaatctaggagacaccactcttcaaaagataatagatggtgtgttgatgatgaactccttgctcttgtgcttcaaatgatagtctccccgacactcaactctctctcacagatttggatttggtggaaagatgatttgagtggaaagcaatttgggaaaggctagagatcaagattcttgtggttggattggaatatcttggtctcaacacatgagtaggtggttctctctcagaaaatgaatgctggaagtgtaagCACGTTCTAGTggctctctcgcgcgcccccacCGGAAGCAAGTCACGCTGGCTGCGGTCCGCAGCCGGCCATCATCGACATCTACTGCTTCATCGACGCCCGCTAAAAACCTCTGCACAACTtttccaagttgcccggaggctcggAGGCTACTGTCGGGGGGATGACCCCCGGGTAGGCCCAAGACGGCGAACGACGCTTCAAAAACATCGGGGCCAGCAACGCCCCTCAATCTGGCTCGCACTTGGCCGGGTTGCTCAACCCGGCCGAACTCACCATCCCGGTCGCCCGGCCGGCTCCCGGTCCGGCTGCCCGGCCACCCCCGTCGGCTCACCATCCCGGCTGCCCGGCCGGATCCCCGTCCTGCTGATCCAGACGGCCTGCTACGCGAAGTCAACCGCTGCATCGACACGACACCGACAAGACGGCCATATCGCGACCACTGTTGCTGATAAAGCATACACTATTCACTCGTCATATGCGACATCATGTACAATGCTACTTGTCCCTGGGCACTATTGTGTAAAGTGACCTAGGGGAGGCACTTTCTTGGAGAACAGGTCACTCCCTTGGCCAAGAAGGCATAGACTTGACCAAGGGGGCAAGCCACACTACAAAGTcagcatccatccatccatgctCACGCACACACTCATAGGGCCACAAGGCCCATACGGCCACATCCATCCATGCTTCATGGCTACTAGTGCCCAGAGCACTCAAGCACACACTTGTGCTCACACACACATGAAGCTAGCAGCCCCCGACTCTCTTCCGTAATatacagctcaaggagcgctttTTACTGCAATGTATATTCCACATATattcagacatgcaggagtaggagtattatctctccggagagctctgaacctgggtaaatcacCGCGTGCTGTTTACCCAATCCCGTCCCTTGatctccagagcaatcttgcccTCACCTCAAGCCACCCCATGGCATCTGTCGTCTCGCAAACCCGCCCGCGAGATAACCACAAcactagatgaagtttttttttgaaaagggaaACAAACATGCAAGAGACAAATGCAAGAACACaaagaaacactagagaacttcatctagaattggttggtgacaaagtcacctatgttagagtatatggactgaggagtcaagtgagatcacttgatcttaggtcatactcatcgtttaagctcaagatggggttgccatttttcgtttaagcattttgatgtattcgcatcttgttgagctgctttgacccatgacttggggtaaagcttctctaagatggaataacataccttgggtggtggtgttgatcttgatcatgtagttgaacttgtgtggaatgctcaaggttgatgtagctcatcaatggTTTGGGAGCACTACTTGTAGTtggagttcatctacctacactACTAGAAATCCACATTTTACCTAGAGTCATATACCCTAGGGGAAATAGGAAAAACCATGGGGAAAGACTTCACCTTGGGCTTGCCCTAGGTAAAGAACCCTAGGTATAGTATAGTCGGTAAAGACCCCTTCCCCTAGGGTGTATCTAGCAAGCTCTAGGAAAAATTTCTTTACCTAGAGGCACAAGCCCTAGGGAAAGATTTCCATATGTGTGTTGCAATCCACGTGGATAGGTTGTTTACCTACAGCCAGGCCCTAGGGAAAGATTGTGGGGCCCTTTTGCGCCACATCACCATACTTTCCCTAGAGTTACATACTGTAGGGAAACACATTCCCCATATGCAGACATAATTCAAACGtgtaatttaaatttgaattcataaccaataattcaaataattcaaaatggaGCCATAATTATGAAATGAAAATAACATCAAATAAttagtgtgtatatatatatagatacCAATCGTCACATGCATACAGTAGATGCCAAGACATCACCAGCCATCACATGTTTGACCAAAAAATAGGCTTGCTAGCTAGAGTTTGCTACATCTAACTGATTAAGCATCTCATTAGCACGTACATACTGATGTAGGTCAACTAGAGTTTCCTACATTACAGAACATGTACTAGCATGTTAACTATACATGCACCAAAATATTACTCCACGCACTGTAcatccaagaacatcaaggaacCAACTGACTGCTCAATAGCGATAGGCTTAGTGCACCGGTTCCAGACTGACTAAAAAATCCCCCAAACATCCCTTCATCGTCTACAGCAGGAACACTTGCAGCAGTAACATGTTCCTGAAAAGAAAGATTCACAAAATCTCAAAAGCTGGAACATGACAATAAGAACTTATTAGAGGAACTACAGGCAACTCTGTGTTCCAATGAAAATTAGTGAGTTACATCAAGTCGACAAAGTCTAAACAGAATTTCCTATTTCCAGTAATTAGAACAAAGGCATGCAAAATCTGGTATAAATTTTGGCAGCATAACAACTATAAACTGGACAATTGGACAAAAAATATATTATGATCCCTCCAACATCCTCACACAGCCCCATTAATCAACATTAATCCCAAATGATCCAGCACCACACAGGCTAGCATCACACATCACATAAGCATGCATATTGTCACAAGTATGTGAATAGGTATCTCCCAACTTATCCATACACACATAAGTAATGCAACTACACACGCTGCATCGTTCTGAATCGGTTCACTGGTTGTTTTGGTACAACTAAATGAGACCAAAGACTATACTGAAGGAAGGATAAACATTTACTACCAACAATAGCCATGTGAAACTATTATTTGCACATAGAAACAACAATATGTACTACTATGTTTGAAGCACCCTATGGTGCATTGCATTCGTATTTTATCCCAATCAAGAAATTATACTACAAACAGCTCTAACATTCTCTTCTGAAAAGGAAAGAaggcaaacatgcattgttcaaTATACCCCTCTTACTAAGTTATTTAACCCTGGAAGGTCACAACGAACAGACCATTACTATTTGTATCATTTGAGATCAGTTTGAGAAATACATACATTATTAGAGCtaggatttgtttctttttgagCACACAAAGCTGGCGATTCTTTGCTATTTTCTAGAATCTGCAAAAGAAGAGCCAGGTTTTAGAAGTAACCCTTATCATGCTTTAAATGTattaatgtgtgtgtgtgtgtgtttgctTAAGATGGATGATTACATACTTGGATGGTAGATCGTTGCGGAGATCCAGGAGGAGAAAGCGAACGAAAAGGAGGTGGAACCGGCGGCGGTGGTATTTCTCCAATAGGCACTCCTTGCTTAGTTGCCAAAGTCTGCAAAAAAAGAAAACTCACATAGTGGTTACTTTCAAATGCTAGCAAATTAATTGATAAACATGGAATGTATAACCAGCACCTGAAGAAACTTTTGTATCTCATTGCAGTGCTCGTACATGCCAACACCCCATGACAAGACATTTTTGGCATAAGCCTCTGCTTTTCGAGTCTTCTCGGACTCCTTTTGACGcacatcttcaatttcttcagcTCGACGACGCTTCAAGGCTGCTGAAGATGTACCAGTAGCTCTCACCTCAGAAATGACCTCGATGTCATTGACAATGCCATTAAAGAGAGACCATGTACCATGTGGCTTCCCATTAGAGCAATCATAAAGTGCCTTAGAACTAACATCATTTTTCAGGATATCATAGTCCTATCCATTTAACTCTTTAGCCTTTTCTGTGTAAAGTGCCTACTCAAGAAGAAAACAAAGGTACACAAATGTTTAGGAATTTCAAATAATTGTGTAAAGCTCCTATTACACAATTTCACAAGTGGGCAGACAAATTGACATACAAATTGGACAAACAAGTTGACATGCAAAAACACTAAATTCAGACCAGACTTCATAAGGATGTGTTTGGTTTGAGAAAAGTATATATATTGGCATTATTCCATGGTATTGCTAAAAAACACATACCAAACATTTAGTTGCTTCTGGTGTGTTGAGAATTAAAGGTTTGCTCTTGTCCAATCCTCTATGTGTATGCACCCAAGCCTGAATCTGGTTAACATCTTCGCCGGTTTGTTCGGACTGCATTACACTTGATTCAAGACATGTAAGATATCTATAATTCTTCATATGATAAGTGATAATAAAGGAAACTACTAAGTTTAGTTGATAACCATTTTTTGACTTATAGTAGTCATCGAGTTGGAACCACCCTTGTGAGGCTTGAACTTTGAGCTGCAACGATTGGCACAGTATTTCTTTGATTTTGCAATCCACTCTTCACTGCACCACTCATCAACTACAACAATCCAAGCTTCTTTTCCTAACCAACCTTGCCTTTGCACCAAATACTGAGCTCTATCCAAATAGTATTGCCCAGCAAGCTTGTCATTCATGTTAGTGTTCTCAGTTTTTCGAAAATGATCAATTATGGCTTGGATTCTTGAATAGTAAAATATACTTGGCAAAAGTGCCTTGCAACATCTTCGAACATGTTGCTTTGCCTTCTGTGAGTATGCATCTTCATACTTGTACCTTAGCTGCAATGAGAATTGATAGATGGTTTAATATAAATAAGAGAAAATTACCTTGGTCAACAAAAGAGAGCAATTTAAATAGTTAATACCCAAAAGCATCTTCAATTTTGTCTGCAACAGAATGACCATTCGTGTCCTTCACCGCATGATAATGCTCCCACTCCGTTGCAACCACCTTCGCACCATCATAATCCAGAATACCGGGATGGTTACTTTTCAGAAGGCATGTCAATACACTTGATGGTCTTCTGCCCTTTCGAACAACAGGAATGTCCTTCCAATGCCTACAAAGAAGGAAGTTGTAAATACAACAAACAAGTATTAGAAAAGGAAAACATATTGCAGAACAAGAAAGTACTTATACTAAATAATAAGACTTACGTCTTGCCAATAGGTCGAATGATTGGATGATTTTCATTATTTGGAATAGCAGCAGGAAGATCTGAAACTCCTCTTATGTACCCATCATAAGTGCCATCAGCAGCAGTAGTGTTTCGAGCAGCAGGCGCTGGTTTGATCGCTACAGCAAGTTGAGATGCTTTTCTTCCAATTGTCATCCTGTAATGTGTGATTCTTGAAACAAATAAGATAAAGATAGCAAAGAACAGTTTACAACCAACAAGACAATCATGATAAACATAACAATAGCAAATAGATAAGTGTTTCTTGCCAAGTCTTCAACCACCCAAATTACAAACAACGATAATAAACAGAAAATGGGCTAGaaatcatcatcttcttcttcaatttccTCAATGATCACTTCATCATAGTCTTCATCCTTGATAACTTGTTCCTGAATCCTTTCACCACCCAAATCATGTCGGTTGCTAATATGTGACAATTCGGTTGGATCAACCACCTCATCTGAACCACATACTGTTAAGTTGTCAAGTTGTGATCCTACTTGTACAATGAAATCATTGGCATCTAAACTATTCTCTTGGAACACATCTGCATTAGTGGGTGTTGCTGTTGTGTAGTCATCATCTGTGGGAGTTTCTAGCCTGCCTAGAC
This sequence is a window from Aegilops tauschii subsp. strangulata cultivar AL8/78 chromosome 7, Aet v6.0, whole genome shotgun sequence. Protein-coding genes within it:
- the LOC109758595 gene encoding uncharacterized protein isoform X1; its protein translation is MPLTLLTASPFECGDGAAPADWTSTRSALLYAAASVQKKLTSVGCCLLEEKFPARGIKATEKKGIAKSSRMTIGRKASQLAVAIKPAPAARNTTAADGTYDGYIRGVSDLPAAIPNNENHPIIRPIGKTHWKDIPVVRKGRRPSSVLTCLLKSNHPGILDYDGAKVVATEWEHYHAVKDTNGHSVADKIEDAFG
- the LOC109758595 gene encoding uncharacterized protein isoform X2, producing MFAALKRRRAEEIEDVRQKESEKTRKAEAYAKNVLSWGVGMYEHCNEIQKFLQTLATKQGVPIGEIPPPPVPPPFRSLSPPGSPQRSTIQILENSKESPALCAQKETNPSSNNEHVTAASVPAVDDEGMFGGFFSQSGTGALSLSLLSSQLVP